From Candidatus Vondammii sp. HM_W22, one genomic window encodes:
- a CDS encoding YebC/PmpR family DNA-binding transcriptional regulator, translating to MAGHSKWANIKHKKAANDKKRGKIWTKLLREVMVAAKAGGGDADANPRLRLALDKANGANVPKDTIDRAIKRGTGGDDMDSYDELRYEGYGPGGTAVIVDCMTDNRNRTASEVRHAFTKAGGNLGTDGSVSYMFSKQGIISFGPDANEDTIMEAALEAGAEDVITHDDGSVEVVTSPDNFSTVNDAIVASGLAPDHAEMTFSATTLAKLDRDTAEKLLRMVDVLEDLDDVQDVYTNADISDEILDAIG from the coding sequence ATGGCCGGACACAGTAAATGGGCCAACATCAAACACAAGAAAGCGGCCAATGACAAAAAGCGCGGAAAAATCTGGACCAAACTCCTGCGGGAGGTGATGGTTGCCGCCAAGGCGGGCGGAGGCGATGCTGACGCCAACCCGCGTCTGCGGCTGGCTCTGGACAAGGCCAATGGTGCGAATGTGCCCAAGGACACCATCGACCGTGCCATCAAACGTGGCACAGGCGGCGATGACATGGATAGCTATGACGAACTGCGTTACGAGGGCTATGGCCCTGGTGGGACGGCGGTCATTGTTGACTGCATGACCGATAACCGCAACCGTACCGCCTCCGAGGTACGCCATGCCTTCACCAAGGCGGGTGGCAATCTGGGCACTGACGGCTCTGTCTCCTACATGTTCAGCAAACAGGGCATTATCAGCTTTGGTCCCGATGCTAACGAAGATACCATCATGGAGGCTGCCCTGGAGGCAGGTGCAGAAGATGTTATCACCCATGACGATGGTTCGGTGGAAGTGGTGACGTCGCCGGATAATTTCAGCACGGTTAATGATGCCATCGTTGCCTCCGGTCTGGCGCCGGATCATGCAGAGATGACTTTCAGCGCAACCACTCTGGCTAAACTGGATCGGGATACGGCAGAGAAACTGCTGCGGATGGTGGATGTGCTGGAAGATCTGGACGATGTCCAGGATGTCTATACCAATGCCGATATATCCGATGAGATTCTGGACGCCATCGGTTGA